Proteins encoded by one window of Musa acuminata AAA Group cultivar baxijiao chromosome BXJ2-9, Cavendish_Baxijiao_AAA, whole genome shotgun sequence:
- the LOC135623182 gene encoding uncharacterized protein LOC135623182 produces MARLSIGVLGLTELFVSTAVHVLFGFYIFSTAVASDLSQVLTDCLKPNVFGLGAKEMEEQRTTKEKVAVLEGSPPPIVLVHGIFGFGKGRLGGLSYFAGAEKKDDRVLVPDLGSLTSIHDRARELFYYLKGGQVDYGEEHSRTFGHSQFGKIYEQGHYPSWNEQHPMHFVGHSAGVQVIRVLQQMLADKAFSGYDTSEDWVMSVTSLSGALNGTTRTYYDGMQPECGRSMKPICLLQLCRLGVIVYDWLDIAWFKNYYNFGFDHFQMGWRKTGITGLADLLLGNTGPFASGDWILPDLTLQGSLELNSRLCTFPNTFYFSYATKRTRRIFGLTVPSSILGIHPLLFVRVLQMCQWHFPTNASPPYKGYRDEDWADNDGALNTISMTHPRLPIEHPSLLVVDDSKCHPLQPGIWYYKIIEADHIFFIVNRERAGVQFDLLYDGIFQRCRKHVVRSSTPILPITH; encoded by the exons ATGGCGAGGCTGTCGATCGGCGTCCTCGGCCTGACCGAGCTCTTCGTCAGCACGGCAGTGCATGTTCTCTTCGGCTTCTACATATTTAGCACCGCGGTGGCATCCGACCTTTCTCAGGTCCTCACGGACTGCCTCAAGCCCAACGTTTTCGGCCTGGGAGCCAAAGAGATGGAGGAGCAGAGGACGACGAAGGAAAAGGTCGCAGTGTTAGAGGGCTCGCCGCCGCCGATCGTGTTGGTGCATGGGATCTTCGGGTTCGGCAAAGGG AGGCTTGGAGGTTTATCCTACTTTGCCGGCGCGGAGAAGAAGGATGACCGTGTTCTCGTGCCGGATTTGGGATCCTTAACCAGCATCCATGACAG GGCAAGGGAATTGTTCTACTATTTGAAAGGAGGGCAGGTGGATTATGGAGAGGAGCATAGCAGAACTTTTGGGCACTCACAATTTGGGAAAATCTATGAACAAG GGCACTATCCTTCATGGAATGAACAACATCCAATGCATTTTGTTGGGCATTCGGCAGGCGTGCAGGTCATCAGGGTGTTGCAGCAGATGCTTGCCGATAAG GCCTTCAGTGGCTATGACACTTCTGAGGACTGGGTAATGAGTGTTACTTCCCTCTCTGGTGCACTCAATGGAACCACTAGAACATACTATGATGGGATGCA GCCTGAGTGTGGAAGATCAATGAAACCGATATGTCTGCTTCAGCTCTGTCGCTTAGGAGTTATAGTTTATGACTGGCTTGACATTGCTTGGTTTAAAAACTACTACAACTTTGGATTTGATCATTTTCAGATGGGGTGGAGAAAAACTGGCATTACAGGTCTAGCTGATCTACTCCTGGGTAACACCGGGCCTTTCGCTTCTGGCGACTGGATCCTTCCTGACCTCACACTGCAAGGTTCACTTGAGCTCAACTCCCGACTGTGTACCTTCCCAAACACATTCTATTTCAGCTATGCAACTAAGAGGACAAGAAGGATTTTTGGATTGACTGTTCCTTCTAGCATTTTGGGAATCCATCCCTTGCTCTTTGTTAGAGTGTTGCAGATGTGCCAGTGGCATTTCCCTACCAATGCATCACCACCCTATAAAGGATACAG GGATGAAGATTGGGCAGACAATGATGGAGCCCTGAACACAATATCCATGACTCATCCTCGCTTACCTATTGAACATCCAAGCCTTCTTGTTGTGGATGACTCAAAGTGCCATCCTCTGCAACCAGGAATTTG GTACTACAAAATCATCGAAGCTGATCACATCTTTTTCATAGTAAATCGGGAGAGAGCAGGAGTACAATTCGATCTTTTGTATGATGGCATATTTCAGCGATGCAGAAAGCATGTCGTCAGAAGCAGCACACCGATATTACCAATAACACACTGA
- the LOC135623181 gene encoding probable protein S-acyltransferase 17 isoform X2: MGTTQICLQRFFVAVFGSSGRNCFVTVEHYCCERPNPILQILYLVIISVTYYIIGKSSFRYIPGYYVSELHWYTSMIAVGVGVLLFLLTSFSDPGIVTAENVSKYISAFPYDEIIYVEKECSTCKILKPARSKHCGICNRCVARFDHHCGWMNNCIGEKNTRYFMAFLLWHFLICLYGAVLLGLILAGQLKEHNIIYILTVYYGVEHSFSRLSPHVVQWLLGSYNTQILLIMFLAIISLLLAGFFGYHAHLCLTNTTTNETFKWQDYISWKRKLNEAKASAAALKASIQTITGEAKPPESKWRAFFRKSPLQTEEVIVKNNLYDRGIISNVCEIIFPPSARKSFSHRKSE, translated from the exons ACGATTTTTTGTAGCAGTATTTGGCTCTAGCGGCAGAAATTGCTTTGTCACAGTTGAGCATTATTGTTGTGAACGGCCAAATCCAATCTTACAG ATATTGTATCTGGTCATCATTAGTGTGACATACTATATCATTGGAAAGTCGTCCTTCAGATACATTCCTGGTTATTATGTCAGTGAACTTCACTG GTACACAAGCATGATAGCTGTAGGTGTGGGTGTTCTCCTTTTTCTATTGACTAGCTTTTCGGATCCTGGAATTGTGACAGCTGAGAATGTCTCCAAATACATCTCTGCCTTTCCTTATGATGAGATCATATATGTGGAGAAAGAATGTTCAACTTGCAAGATCCTAAA ACCTGCTAGATCTAAACATTGTGGTATATGTAATAGATGTGTTGCCCGATTCGACCACCATTGCGGTTGGATG AATAATTGCATTGGTGAGAAAAACACACGCTACTTCATGGCCTTTCTTCTCTG GCACTTTCTTATTTGTCTGTACGGAGCAGTTCTTCTTGGATTAATACTTGCTGGCCAGTTGAAAGAGCACAATATAATTTACATTCTAACTG TTTATTATGGCGTTGAGCATTCCTTTTCCAGACTATCTCCACATGTAGTCCAG TGGCTGCTGGGTTCTTATAACACACAAATACTTCTAATAATGTTTCTGGCTATAATTTCATTGTTGCTGGCTGGGTTTTTTGGATACCATGCACATCTTTGCCTGACGAATACTACTACAAATGAG ACTTTTAAGTGGCAAGACTACATAAGCTGGAAGAGGAAACTGAATGAAGCCAAGGCAAGTGCTGCTGCACTGAAGGCCAGCATACAGACAATCACTGGAGAAGCAAAACCTCCTGAAAGCAAATGGAGGGCTTTTTTCCGCAAGTCTCCACTGCAGACTGAAGAAGTGATTGTTAAGAATAACTTGTATGATCGGGGAATAATCAGTAATGTCTGTGAGATCATTTTCCCTCCATCTGCCAGGAAGTCATTTTCTCATAGGAAATCAGAATAA
- the LOC103998261 gene encoding uncharacterized protein LOC103998261: MSPASKSKSKDKLSTKAAKEQAKVSLKTSAAPLNYGNGAPSSAYNPDLGTFHAFDTMISGSLTTGQHNGCFRIIDETEEHSCSSFGTAGDSDSMSNHNSYSGESEDQKEKITTSNAARIEPVTSCDTDKREKIRQKNERKHQRQKERRAQELHERCSGYLMSRKLEMLAQKLVAMGFSSEQATMALIQNEGRVEESIAWLLEGGEESKQQTAVNIDGGVNLKIDITMELAKISDLEVKFKYTKQEVERAVVASEGDLEKAEETLKAHKQESKALPSKLEESSDPVIASGLDNKTIISVQNAALRPQQKEVASFRTKQQRRGERDLNHIIAVPAGAVESSNKNLQSLRKIQPKADWGKPQVAAPMEKRWPSTTSAPSISSSLPSLQVAAPPTNQCAMASSEAKAIMPTGTLREPVIVLQRPQSVTAKQNPSSTNLSSASPPSSTGWYSNGISSMEAMKVASKGHEQNLPFMGLNGSSAQEFAPRNHFQTSATSAAESFATGGGGSSNNTGTSPASLAVPSSLGLFTGSGSSVPSPLDWSSGGYAPCDYTSIDWSLDMTQLRPSLKSNRLSSTWSTMFMGGKVARPVMSVASSAYIPGLQDSSGHVMDSSYPSGSHEWSSPFAGKDLFSVPRQFVTNFSL; this comes from the coding sequence ATGTCGCCAGCATCCAAATCTAAATCAAAGGACAAATTGTCCACCAAGGCAGCCAAGGAACAAGCAAAAGTTTCTTTAAAAACCTCTGCTGCTCCTCTTAACTATGGAAATGGTGCTCCTTCAAGTGCATACAATCCAGATTTAGGGACATTCCATGCTTTTGATACAATGATCTCTGGTTCCTTGACAACAGGCCAACACAACGGATGTTTTAGGATCATAGATGAAACAGAGGAGCATTCttgtagttcatttggtacagcgGGTGACTCTGACTCAATGTCTAACCATAATAGCTATTCTGGTGAGTCAGAGGATCAGAAGGAGAAAATTACAACTAGTAATGCAGCTCGCATAGAACCTGTAACCAGTTGTGATACTGACAAGCGTGAGAAGATTCGACAGAAAAATGAGAGAAAGCATCAACGTCAAAAGGAGAGACGGGCACAGGAGCTACACGAGCGTTGTAGTGGGTACCTCATGTCTAGGAAACTAGAGATGCTTGCTCAGAAACTAGTAGCAATGGGCTTCTCTTCTGAACAAGCAACAATGGCGCTTATTCAAAATGAAGGACGTGTTGAAGAGTCCATTGCTTGGCTCCTTGAAGGTGGGGAAGAGAGTAAACAGCAAACCGCTGTGAACATAGATGGTGGTGTCAACTTGAAAATTGACATCACCATGGAGCTTGCAAAAATTTCAGATTTGGAGGTGAAGTTCAAGTACACGAAGCAGGAGGTTGAAAGGGCTGTAGTTGCATCGGAGGGTGACTTGGAAAAGGCTGAAGAGACTTTAAAGGCACATAAACAAGAATCAAAAGCACTTCCATCAAAGTTGGAAGAGTCAAGTGACCCTGTCATAGCAAGTGGTCTCGACAATAAAACCATAATTTCTGTCCAAAATGCAGCTTTAAGACCCCAGCAGAAGGAAGTGGCTTCGTTTCGCACTAAGCAACAGAGAAGAGGTGAGCGAGATCTAAACCATATCATAGCAGTGCCTGCGGGAGCTGTGGAGTCCTCAAATAAGAATTTGCAGTCTTTGAGAAAAATACAGCCTAAGGCGGACTGGGGAAAACCACAAGTTGCTGCCCCGATGGAGAAAAGGTGGCCGAGTACGACCTCTGCTCCATCAATTTCAAGCTCTTTGCCCTCTTTGCAGGTAGCCGCACCTCCAACTAATCAATGCGCAATGGCAAGCAGTGAAGCAAAGGCCATCATGCCAACAGGAACATTGAGGGAGCCTGTTATTGTACTGCAACGCCCCCAGTCAGTCACAGCTAAGCAAAATCCCTCTTCCACAAACCTCAGCAGTGCTTCCCCTCCATCTTCCACAGGATGGTATTCAAATGGTATCTCCAGCATGGAGGCAATGAAGGTGGCGAGTAAGGGTCACGAACAGAACTTACCCTTCATGGGCTTGAATGGTTCTAGCGCCCAAGAATTCGCTCCCAGGAACCATTTCCAAACATCCGCTACTAGCGCTGCGGAATCATTTGCGACAGGAGGGGGTGGCTCGTCGAACAACACAGGTACATCACCAGCATCACTCGCAGTGCCATCTTCACTTGGCCTCTTCACCGGGTCTGGGTCCTCTGTGCCATCGCCACTGGATTGGAGTTCGGGTGGATATGCACCTTGTGACTACACCTCCATCGACTGGAGCTTGGACATGACGCAATTGAGGCCATCCTTGAAGAGCAACCGCTTATCCTCTACATGGTCAACGATGTTTATGGGCGGAAAAGTTGCAAGGCCAGTTATGAGTGTAGCAAGCAGCGCCTACATCCCAGGGTTGCAGGACAGTAGTGGCCATGTAATGGACTCTTCATATCCATCAGGGTCGCATGAGTGGTCATCCCCTTTTGCAGGGAAGGACCTGTTCAGTGTTCCCCGACAGTTTGTCACTAATTTCTCCCTCTAG